From the genome of Bacteroidia bacterium:
AACAGATATTAAAGAAAACAGCAGCTTGTCGTATTTAGACATTTATCCAAATCCTACCAATAGCATTGCAAACGTTGCATTTGGTATGAAACAATCGGAAAATGTATTGATTACTGTTTACAATATGTTAGGGCAAAAAGTAATGACTGATAACGAAGGTGTATTAGCACAAGGGCAACACATCATTCAGTTGGATGGATCAAATTTGACTAACGGAATTTATTTTGTGAATATCATTGCCAATAATAATTCCATCACTAAGAAAGTTATCATTAGTAAATAAATTTTTCTAAATTAATTAAATGAATCAGCGGTTTGGAACGTTTTTTGAATGTCCTGCCGCTGATTTATTTTTTTAACCTTTTTTAAAACTTCATTATGAAAAAATATTTTTTAGTTATTATTGCGGCTGCTTTTACGGGTATTTCCTTTACAGCACCTCAGCAAAAAGCATTGCAAAAATTACCTTCCGTTGATTTAAAAGCATTGGACGGTAGCGTTTTTAACACCAGCAAAATTAGCAACAACGGAAAGCCCATTATTATTGATTTTTGGGCTACTTGGTGCAAACCTTGCAAAAAAGAATTGGATGCCATTGCAGAAGAATATCCTGATTGGCAAAAAGAAACTGGCGTAAAAGTAATTGCTATATCTATTGACGATGCCAGAGCTGCCGCCAACGTGGCTACCGACGTGAATGCAAAAGGTTGGACGTATGATGTGTACATCGACGAAAATCAAGATTTTAAACGCGCTATGAATGTGAA
Proteins encoded in this window:
- a CDS encoding T9SS type A sorting domain-containing protein, which encodes TDIKENSSLSYLDIYPNPTNSIANVAFGMKQSENVLITVYNMLGQKVMTDNEGVLAQGQHIIQLDGSNLTNGIYFVNIIANNNSITKKVIISK
- a CDS encoding TlpA disulfide reductase family protein, producing MKKYFLVIIAAAFTGISFTAPQQKALQKLPSVDLKALDGSVFNTSKISNNGKPIIIDFWATWCKPCKKELDAIAEEYPDWQKETGVKVIAISIDDARAAANVATDVNAKGWTYDVYIDENQDFKRAMNVNNVPFTFVLNGNGEIVWQHNSYAEGDADKLYDIVKKVAKGEKITE